DNA from Blastocatellia bacterium:
GATGATGCTAACCGATGGAATGATAGTATTTGCTGGGCCTGTCAATAAAGGTAAAAATACTACAATGGTTTGCTTAATCAAAGAGTTTCAACAAAAATTTGCTACCAAAAAGATTGTTACTGTTGAAGATCCTCCAGAATTTAACCTACCTTATGTTACTCAAATTGGAGTTAGCCGAAAACGTGTTGATGAAGGTGGAGGAAATGAAAAACGAGGATTTCACTATTACTTAACACATATTTTAAGACATAACCCAGATATTATTGTTATTGGTGAAGTTCGAGAACCAGAACCAGCGCAAATGGCAATAGAAACTGCTGGAATAGGTCACTTAGTTCTAACTACTATGCACACATCCAACACTATAGAGTGCATAGACAGATTAAGAAATTTTGGGATTGAAAATTATAAAATCGCTGGCGCACTTAAGTTTGTAGTTGCTCAACGCCTAGTTAAACGTATTTGCTCAGAATGTGTCAAGGTTGTTGATGAAAACATACCAAATATTCCTCGACTAGCTGAATATGCTTCTAAAATAGGGTGGGAATATCCAATTCAATTTGCTAGAGGTAGTGGGCGCAACGCTCGCGGCCAAGAATGTACCTTGTGTCGTGGCACTGGTTTTTATGGACGGGTTGGAATTTATGAAGTGCTTATGCTAACTCGTCAAATTCGCACTTTAATCAATCAATCTGCAACCCCTGATCAAGTTCGAGAACAAGCCTTAAAACAAGGATTTCGTTCTCTTTGGTCTATAGGCTTAGAAAGAGCTTTATTAGGCGATACTACCTTAGATCAAATAATTTATCATATTGGTAAACCTGACCCAGTTTTAGAAGGAATTTCAGAAGAAGAAATAGAAACGATGTCTTAACTTATTGTAAATAAATTAGTTATATCAAGAATAAAGGACGTGTATTATGGCTGTTACTAATACTTTTCAAAAAATGAAAGTTAGCGAAGCAAAACGTGTCAATATAGATGTTAACTTAAAGGTTAAGGATGATGAATTAATTACATTTACTGAAAGCTGTAGGGATCTTTATGAAGCAGGCGTTCCAGTTAATGACATGCTTAGACAACTGCAACAAGCTATTTCTAATAAAAAATTTTCTCTTGCTATTAGCTTAATGGTTGATGATATTGAAAATGGAAAGCTACTTAGTGAAGCGATGGGGCGGTTCCCTAATGTTTTTGGAGATGATTACAGAGCTTTAATTCGTGCTGCTGAACAATCTGGTAAATGGACAAAACGACGTGACAAATTTGGAGAAATGCGCGAAGGCATTCTAGATATGCTAATTAGCTATCTTAAACGTCGTAAAGGTGCGCGTGATAAAGTCAAAGCAGGGCTACTTTACCCATCATTTATTGGTGCATTTTTATTAATTACTTGTGGAATATTTGCTTTTTATATCCTACCTACACTTAAAGAATTATTTATTGCTATCAACCCCAAAATGATCGACAACCCAATGTCAACTATGCTATTTGGTGCAGGAGAATTTGTTAATAAATATTGGTATGTAGTGATTATTGTTCTTATTGGTCTAGGCTTTTTGCTCTCAACTTACTGGAAATCTGGTGGCGGTAAACAACTTTGGATGCACTATCAACTTAGAATAAAAGGTCTTGGCCCTTTATTTATTAATATGAATGTAGGGGAAACAATGTGGCTAATGGGAACGCTGTTTTCTGCTGGACTAACTCCCCAAGAATCCTTAGACATTCTTGCTAGTTCTGCTCGTAACTATGAGCTATCTAAAGCCTTAGAATTAGCCAAAGAATATTTATATCAAGGCATTCCTTTTTGTGACGCACTAAAAAAAGCTCATTGGGCTTTTGATGGTCAAACCTATATGGTCTTGTCTAGTGCGCAAAAAAGCGGTCGTTTAGGTGTAACACTTCAAAACTATGCTGCACAGCTATTTGAAAAAGTCGATCAAGGTGTAGAACAATTTGTCAAACTTATTGAACCTGCTCTGCTTTGTGTAGCTGGTGTTGTTGTTGGGTTAATTGCTGTAGGCTTCTACGGTAGCTTTAGCAGTGCTGTAGCAAACATTCAGCAATAACAGAAAATTTTTCAAAAATCAGGAAAAAAATAGGGTAGTGCTAAAAAAGTAATGCTGAATAGAAATTCTATTGCCTAGAATGCAGGTTTAGAAACGAGTTTCAGCCAAAATGAATTGTCACTCAGCCTTACATTTTACTCACTACCGAGAATAATTTATGAGTATGTGGATAAATGGTAAAACTCCTAAAGAGAATAATTAGAGTTTCCTAAAATTAAAACCTACCTAAAATATTATATTTACAACAAATTGCTTGATAAATAGCCTAGGGATAAATGACTAGGCTATTTTTATTTATGCTTTATGGAAAAGATGCGCTCGCGTTGACCAATAATTGTTGCTAATGCTACATTAGCTGTTTACTTTTGCTGCAATATTTCAATCTATAGTAAGACGTAAATGCCTAAACGCACGGATATAAAGAAAATACTAATAATTGGCTCAGGGCCAATTATTATTGGTCAGGCTTGCGAATTTGATTACTCTGGTACACAAGCTTGTAAAGCTCTTAAAGAAGAAGGCTTTGAAGTTGTGTTGGTAAATTCAAACCCTGCAACAATTATGACTGACCCTGAGCTAGCTGACCGAACCTATATTGAGCCTTTAACAGTAGAAACACTAACAAAAGTAATTGAACGTGAAAAACCTCAAGCTTTACTTCCTACGGTTGGGGGACAAACAGCACTAAATTTAGCTGTTGCACTGGCTGAACAAGGAATTTTAGCTAAATTTGGAGTTGAACTAATAGGGGCTAAACTTGAAGCCATCAAAGTAGCAGAAGATCGTAAGCTTTTTAAGCAGGCAATGGATGAAATAGGTTTGGTAATGCCAAAAGCGGCTTTTGTTAAGACTCTTGACCAAGCTCTTGCAGCAGTTGAAGAAGTCGGATATCCAGCAATCATACGTCCGTCATTTACCCTGGGTGGTTCAGGTGGAGGAACTGCTTATAACACAGAAGAATTTGTACAAATTGCCGCAGCCGGACTAAATCTTAGCCCAATTAATGAAATTTTAGTTGAACAATCAATTATTGGCTGGAAAGAGTATGAACTAGAAGTCATGCGCGATCTTGCTGATAATGTTGTAATTATTTGCTCAATAGAGAATTTTGATCCCCTAGGTATTCATACAGGCGACTCAATTACAGTTGCACCAATTCAAACCCTAACCGACCGTGAATACCAAAATATGCGGGATGCAGCAATTAAAATTATTCGCAAAGTTGGAGTTGAGACGGGTGGGTCAAATATTCAATTTGCTGTAAATCCTAAAGATGGTCAACTAAGAATTATTGAAATGAATCCAAGAGTTTCTCGTTCCTCTGCTCTGGCTTCAAAGGCTACAGGCTTTCCTATTGCAAAAATTGCTGCTAAATTGGCTTTAGGCTATACGCTAGATGAAATCCCTAATGATATTACTAAAAAAACACCTGCTTGTTTTGAACCAAGCATTGATTATGTTGTAGTAAAAATTCCTAAATGGGCATTTGAAAAATTTCCTGCTGCTAAACCAACTTTAGGAACACAAATGAAGTCCGTAGGCGAAGTAATGGCAATAGGTCGTACTTTCAAAGAAGCTTTGCTAAAGGGGATTCGCTCGCTAGAGCTAGGGAAATCCTGGGATATTAATCCAAACACTACAGAAGATGAGTTAAGAAGAAATATTGCTAATCCAAATGCAAATAGGCTGGCTTACTTAAGAGAAGCTTTAGATCGTGGTTGGTCAACTGCAAGCCTACAAGAATTAACCGCAATTGACCCTTGGTTTTTAGCTCAACTAAATGAAATTGCTGAAATGCAGCGTCTGATAAAGTCGGAAGCTATTGATACAATTTCACATCAAACTATTTTGGAAGCTAAACGAATGGGTCTTTCTGATCGTCGTATGGCTAAATTGCTAGATTGTGAAGAAGCAGAGTTTCGAGACTATCGTTTAGACTTAAATATCAAGCCAGTTTATAAACGGGTTGATACTTGTGCAGCAGAATTTGAGTCTTTTACACCTTATCTTTATTCAACTTATGAAACAGAATGCGAAGCAGAGCCAACAGATAAAAAGAAAATTATTATTTTAGGTAGCGGCCCAAATCGCATTGGTCAAGGGATAGAATTTGATTATTGCTGTTGTCATGCTAGCTTTGCACTAAAACAAGCTGGTTATGAAACCATTATGGTTAATTGTAATCCTGAAACGGTTTCTACTGACTATGACACTTCAGATCGTTTATATTTTGAGCCTGTAACTTTTGAAGATGTAATAAGCATTGTTGAGATAGAAAAGCCTACAGGGGTAATAGTGCAATTAGGTGGACAAACTCCATTAAATTTAGCTTTAGATTTGCTAAAAGCTGGCGTTCCAATTATTGGCACATCACCAGAATCTATTGATTTAGCTGAGGATAGAAAACGTTTTGGAGAGTTATTAAAACAGCTTGAAATTGACCAACCTGCTAACGGGACGGCTACATCAGTCATTGAGGCTTTACAAGTTGCCGAAACAATTGGTTATCCAGTGCTAGTGCGTCCAAGTTATGTACTAGGTGGACGTGCTATGGTAATTGTCTATGACCAGACAGCTTTAACTCATTATATGAGTCAAGCTGTTGTTGCTTCGCCGGATCGCCCAATTTTAATTGATAGCTTTTTAGAAAATGCTATAGAGGTTGATATTGATGCTTTGTCGGATGGGGAAACTACTGTAATTGCTGGGATTCAAGAACATATTGAAGAAGCAGGAATACATTCTGGCGATAGTTCTTGTGTTATGCCTACTTTGATGATTACTGATCAGCAATTAGAAAAATTACGTGATTATACTAGAAAACTTGCTAAAGCCTTAAATGTTATAGGGTTAGTAAATATTCAATTTGCCATCAAAGCAGGAAAAATCTATGTTTTAGAAGTTAACCCTCGTGCATCTCGAACGGTTCCTTTTGTAAGTAAAGCTACAGGTGTGCCAATAGCTAAAATAGCAGCTTTATTGATGGTTGGGCAGAAATTAAAAGATTTTAACCTACCTTTAGAGCTTCCAATTAGCCGTTATCAAGTAAAAACACCAGTTTTCCCATTTGCAAAATTTCCTGGGGTAGATCCTGTTCTAGGGCCGGAAATGCGCTCTACAGGTGAAGTTATGGGAATAGCAGATGCTTTTGGAAGTGCTTATCTAAAAGCCCAACAAGGGGCTAACATAAAACTACCTGCTAGCGGGACGGTTTTTATTAGTGTTAATGACCCAGATAAAGAGGTTGCTATTCCAGTAGCAAGAAAGCTAGCAGAACTTGGATTTAATTTAGTTGCTACTCGTGGAACTAGGGATTATTTAGTAAAAGCTGGTGTTGCTACAGAATTTGTTTATAAGGTAGAAGAAGGCCGGCCCAATATTGTTGACCAAATTAAAAGTAAGAAAATTGCTCTAGTAATTAATACTCCGCTTGGAAAATTATCTTTTTATGATGAAAGAGCAATTCGTAATGCTGCAACTCAATATTCAATTCCTTGTATTACAACAATTACAGGAGCGCAAGCTGTGGTAAATGCTATAGAAGCTTTACAAAAAGAAAAATTAACTATTGGGTGTTTACAGGAATATCATCAAAAGATTTTGACTGTTACTTGTCAGGCTAAAAGTTAAATTTTAGATTTTAGAAAGATTAATTTAATTATGATTAAAACCGTAGAATGGACAAATGAAGGCGTGGTAATGATTGACCAACGCTTATTACCAACACAGGAAGTTTACCCCTGTTATACTACTTATAAGGAAGTAGCAGAAGCAATTAAAGATATGGTTGTACGTGGTGCGCCAGCAATTGGTGTTTCTGCTGCAATGGGTATTGCACTTGGAGCAAAAAGCTTGCCTGAAGAATGGACAGAATTTACAAGTCAATTTGAGCAAATTTGCCAAGACTTTGCTGCTACTCGTCCAACAGCAGTAAATTTATTTTGGGGTATTGAACAAATGAAGCTTACTTTGTCTGCTTGTAAGGCAAATAAGCTTTCTTTAGCAGAAACTAAAGAAGAATTAATAAAAAGAGCAATTGCTATTTATGAAGCAGACATTGAAGCCAACAAGCAAATGGGGCGCAATGGTGCAAGCTTAATGCCTGATGAAGGTGTGGTTTTAACACATTGTAATGCTGGTGCGCTGGCAACGGCTGGTTATGGGACGGCACTTGGGGTAATCCGTGCTGCGCGGGAAATAGGGAAAAACATTTCTGTTTATTCAGATGAAACACGCCCATTTTTACAAGGTGCAAGGCTAACTTGTTGGGAACTGCAAAAGATAATATTCCTGTTACTTTAATTACTGACAATATGGCTGGGCATTTTATGAAACTAGGTCATATAAAAGCTGTAATTGTTGGTGCAGATCGAATTGCTGCTAATGGAGATGTTGCTAATAAGATTGGTACTTATATGGTAGCGGTTCTAGCAAAAGAAAATAAAATTCCATTTTATGTTGCTGCTCCTTTATCAACGCTAGATCTAAAAATTAAAACAGGTGAGCAAATCCCTATTGAAGACCGAACTAGCCGAGAAGTTACCCATATAAAAGATCAACAAGTTGCTCCAGATGATGTAACAGTAGCAAATCCAGCATTTGATGTTACTCCTAATCAATATGTAGCAGCAATAATTACAGAAAAAGGAGTGGCTTATCCTCCTTATAATAAATCGCTAGAAAAACTTTTTGAATAGCTTTTTCTGCTGGTTAAACTTGTTTTAATGTAGTAGTTTTTTTAATCTCTCTAAGGTTTCTTGTTAGTAGAGTTAAGAAATTCAAATGGTTCAATATTTAAGTGAGGGCAAAGCATGGTTTCTTTATCTTTAGAGCATCGATTGGGACAACTGCTTTTTGTTGGAATTACTGGCACTACGGTAGATGATGATACACGTAAATTGTTACAAACAGTTCAACCTGGGGGAATAATCCTTTTTGCTCGAAACATTGAATCATCTGAACAAGTAGCAGATTTAAATATGGAACTCCGGCGGGTACTTAAGGTTGCTCCATTAATTAGTATTGATCAAGAGGGCGGACGGGTTGATCGCTTAAAGAAAATCTGTCCTCCTATGCCTTCAGTACAAAAACTTAGAGCTTTAGATGATGCTCGTTGTGCGCATGAACATGGGTCAATTACCGCAGAATTATTAAGACTACTGGGTTTTAATATGAGTTTTGCTCCAGTTGTAGATATTGCAGTACATGAAGATGCTGACAATGCTTTGCAGGAGCGGTGTTTTGGAACTAAGACACAAAAAATTATTCGCCTTTCTAGTGCTTATTTAGAAGGTTTACAAAATGGAAGCATTATTGGGTGTGGAAAGCATTTTCCTGGACTTGGTGATTCTGTTGTTGATTCACATAAAAAATTGCCTGTAGTTGAACGTAGTGAAGAAAAACTAAAGGCTCAAGACTTGCAAATATACCAAGATCTAATGGTGAAGCTTAATTCTCAACTACAAGTAATTATGATAGCTCATGCTGTTTATCCTGCTTTAGATAACAGCAATCCTCCTATTCCAGCTTCGCTATCAGCAAAAATAGTTACTGATTTGCTACGTAGCAAAATGGAGTTTCAAGGTTTAGCGATTTCTGATGATATGGAAATGGGAGCAATTTCTGAAGCAATGGGATTTTCTGAAGCAGTTTTATCAGCAGTTAAAGCTGGTGAAGATATGATGTTAATTTGTCAAAGCCCTGAGCGAATAATGGAAGCCTCTGAAGCTTTAACACGTGCAGCGCGAGAAGGAAAAATCACCAGCCGACGAATCGAAACTTCGCTTAATCGAATTGCTAGAATAAAATCTATGGCTGCATCACCTCTGACATTTGAAACAAATCATTTTAAGGCTATTTGCGATAAAATTTCTGAACTAAGCGAAAGAATAGACTCGGAACTAAAACGTATTTAACATAAAAAACGAATTTATAATTAAAAAACTTAAAGCCGGTTAAGTAGCTTTGCCAACAAGAACTAATAAAGTAGCATCTAATCGCCAACCAATTTTATGTCATCTTTAATAGGAAAAAATAATGGCGACAAATCAAGCAACAGCAAAAACTTCTTCCACTTCAGAAGCTACTGTAGAAAAGGCATCCACAAAACCCTTGTCTTGGGTTTATACAACTTATTTTGCTGAAGGTATGCCTTATGCAATCATCCGAATACTTTCTACTTTCTATTTTACAGATATAGGACTTAAGGAGCGTTACTTAGGCTACTTAAATTTTTTAAGTATTCCTTGGACATTAAAGTTTATTTGGGCCCCGTTTCTTGATTTATTTAGCACTAAGCGAACTTGGATGATAATAATCCAGTTTTTATTGTCGCTAGTGATGATGGCTGTTGCTACAGCATGTTATTTTGCATATGTTCCTACTTTGCCGCCAACATTTGAAGAATATATTTCTTTTGGTTATAACCTACCTCCAGCATTTCAGCACCTAACAACATTTTTAATCTTTATTTCACTGGCTTTTGTTGTGATGGCTTTTTTAGCTGCAACTAATGATATCTCTATTGATGCCTATTATTTAGCTGCCTTAAAAGACCCAAGTGACCAAGCTTCTTATTCTGGGGATCGGGTGGCTGCTTATAGACTAGCAATGATTTTTAGCCGTAGTGGAATAGTTGCTTTTGTTGCCTATATGTTTTATTTACTACAACAAAAAGGTAATGTAAATCTTTCTCAAGCTTGGGGTTATGGGTTTGGTGCGTGTGGCTTGACTTTGTTTTTATTAGCTTGTTTCCATTTTTTTAAGCTTCCTCAAGTTGAAAATAAGCGTGAAAAAAGCTTAAAAGCAGCAGAAATAATGAAGTCATTTGTTGAAGCTTTTACAACTTACTTAAAACAAGACAAAGTTTTATTAGTTCTGATATTTATTATTCTTTATAAAATAGGCGATGAAATACTTTTTTTTCTATGAATACGCCTTTTCTTAAACGGGAATTAAAGGTTTCTAATGCACAAATGGCTTGGATTGCAGGAATACTTGGGGCAGCAGGGGCAATTTTTGGTGCAGTTGTTGGGGCTAAATGGATTAAAAAACAAGGACTACGTAAGGCTATTTGGCCTTTAACACTTCTAATGAATGTTAATATTTGGGCTTATACCTGGCTTGCTTATGTAAAACCAGATCCTACAACAATTAAAGGTGTTAGTTTAATAGCATTTATTTATTTTTATGAGCAAGCTGCTTCTGGTGTAGGGTCAGCCGTATTAACTATATATATTATGAGAACTTGTAACCCTGATTTTAAGGCTGCTCATTATGCTTTTGGTACAGCAATAATGCTTATTCCTGCTGCTTTAATTGGTGGTTTTGGAGGTCAGTTAGTTGAATATTTAGGGTATGTAAATTTCTTTATTTTTGCTTTTCTTGCCACTATTCCAGCAATGTTTGTAATGTTTTTTGTACCAATAAAGGATGAAGTAAAAGCACCAACCAACTAATTATAACTTAGGAAAAATAATAATATTTTTTAACATTTTCCAAACTTTTAATAAACAATGGTGGTCTTAAAAGCACCAATCCTCAAAACTTAGTAATAATTCTCTTGATAGTGGGATAAAAAGATGCGCAAAAAAACACCAGTAATTATAAGCTTAGTATTATTAATAGGCTTTTTGACTTCTAATGTTAGTTTTGTTCAAGCCCAAGGACGACGCTTACAACAACGCCAAGAGCGTTTTGCAGCTAAACAAGAACGCTTTAGTCAAAAATTAGGCAAGCGTTCAGGTATAGAAAATGCGTTTGGTGGTGGTGCAATGATGCGAGTTTGGGCGCGTGCCTTAAAGCTAAATGAAGAGCAAATCTTTCGTATGCGCCAAATAATGAGAGTATCAGGAGAAAATTATATTAACCTAGAAACACAAATGAGGGATAAACGCGCAGAGCTAGACCAAGCTATTTTTAGCGAAAATCTTAATGAAGAAGCCTTAAAGCAAATGGTAGGAGAACTTGCTAGACTAGAAGGTCAATCCCTATCTATAAGAACAAGGGTTCAAGTCCAAATTCGTAATGTTTTAACTTTAGAACAACTTAAACTTTATAATGAGCTTCGTTTTGGTACTGGACGAGGCTTTTTAGATAATGATAAGGAAGAATTAGAAAAACCACCTCCTGCTAATAGAGAAAAAAATAATAACTAAACTGTTGCAAAACAAAAGAGTTAGCAAGCAATTATTAAGCCTGGCAAAATACTAATTTGTCAGGCTTAATGCTTTATCAAAATAGTTTTATCAAAATAGCTAGCCAAAATTGTTTTTCTCTAGGTTCTTAGCATAAAATGGACGTTTCTTTTTATCATCGAAAATTAGAGGGGTATTTATGTCTAGTATTAGCAAAATCCAAAATCTACAAAAATTAACTTTGCTCTTAGATGTTATGAAGTCTTTAGCCTCAGAATTAGATATAAATACACTTTTACCGCTGATTATGAAAAAAACTACTGAGGTAATGGATGCAGACCGTAGTACTCTATTTTTAATTGATGAAAAGACAAATGAACTTTTGGTCAAAAGTTGCTCAAGGTGCAGGTATTGCTGAAATCCGTTTTCCTAAACACCTGGGTATTGCTGGACACGTTGCTACAACGGGACAAACTGTAAATATTGTGGAAGCTTATGAAGATGCTAGATTTAACAAAGAAATTGATAAAAAAACTGGCTATCGTACTAAAACTATTCTTTGTATGCCTGTTAAGGATACGGACGGGAAAATTTTAGGTGTTATTCAGGTACTAAATAAAAAAGATGGAGTTTTTACATCTGAAGACGAAGAGCTATTAAGCTCTTTTGCTGTACAAGCTTCTATTGCAATAAAAAATGCTAATTTATTTGAACAAGTTGTAAATATTAAAAATTATAACGAAAGTATTTTAAGTAGTATTGCAACAGGTGTTATTACAGCAGATGCCCAAAGAAAAATTACTACTGTTAATCCAGCGGCCCAAAGAATTTTCCGTATTAATGCAGAAAGTGTAATTGGACTAACAACAGATGAAATTTTTGGTGGTGAAGGTAATGAACATTTGTTGCAAATAATAGACTTAACTGTCAAGACAGGTGAGCCACAATCTACTTATGAATATAAATATCAACTTAGCAAAGTAGATACAATAAATATAAATGTTAATACCTTACCGCTAAAAAACCGTCAAAATTTATCTTTAGGCTATGTTATTGTTGTACAAGATATTACCCAACAACAACGCCTTATGAGTACACTTTGTCGTTATGTGACTCGTGAAGTTGCAGAACAAGTTTTACAAGACCAAGGTAATTTGGGACTAGGTGGAGTGCGTAAGAAAGTAACTATTTTATTTTCAGATATTCGAGATTTTACCACTTTATCAGAAAAATATCCGGCTGAAGAAATAGTTAATTTACTTAATGATTATTTTTCTAACATGATTAATGCAATTTTTAAGTATCAAGGCACATTAGATAAATTTATAGGTGATGCAATTATGGCGGTATTTGGAACACCTATTGCGCGTAGTGATGACCCTGTAAGAGCCGTGCAAACGGCTGTAGAAATGCGTCGGGAGCTTAAACTTTTTAATGAGCGACGAGTTAGCCAAGGTAAGCCAGCAATTGAAACAGGGATTGGTTTATGTGATGGAGAGGTGGTTTCTGGCAACATTGGGTCAGAACAACGAATGGACTATACAGTAATAGGAGATGCTGTTAATTTGGCTTCTCGTTTAGAAGGATTATCTAAAAACTTTGAAGCAAAAATTTTATTTAATGAAGCTGTTTATGAAACAGTAAAAGAGCATTTTACTTGTGTTGAAGTAGGCGTTGAAAATGTTAAAGGAAAACGCGAAAAAGTAAAAATTTTTGGTATTTTGGATAAAGATATTTTATAAGTCCAATTTTCCTACTTGTCTTAATGCTTCATAAAGTGCAATTGCAGCAGAAGAGGCTAGATTTAAGCTTCTTACATGACTTGTTAACATTGGAATTGTGACACAATTTGACCAGTTAGCTTCTAAAAGCTCTTTGGGAAGTCCAGATGTTTCTGAGCCAAAAATCAAATAGTCCCCACATTTATAATTTACTGATGTATAAGACTTTTTAGCTTTTGTTGTAAAATACCAACAACGCTTTCCTTCTATACTTTGCTGAAAATTAGCATAATTAATATGTCTATGTAGATCAACATAAGGCCAATAATCTAATCCAGCACGTTTAACCGATTTTTCATCAATACGAAAACCTAGAGGCTCAACTAAATGTAAACGTGTATTGGTAGCGGCACAAAGGCGGGAAATATTGCCAGTGTTAGGATGAATTTCTGGTTCGACTAGTACAATGTTAAGTTGTTCGGACATATGAAGTTAGTGAGGTAAAAAATTACTTTAAGCTTTATTTATATAGTGAAATAACCCCAGCATTTGCTGGGGTTATTTTGGTTAAGATTTATTTGACAGCAACAGAGCTATCAGCAGATTTAGGAGTTAGTTTTTTAGCATTTGTCATTTCTTCTAACCCTTTTAGAACTTGTGGGTCTTGGTAAAGTAGCACTTCTTGACCAACATCTAAGCCATGAAATGCAGTTGCTAACTCACGACGTAAAGTTAGCTTAACAATGTCTAAATTTTCTGTGACATTATTTGAAGATAACTCAAAAGTTTTTTGTTTTTCATCAATAAATTTCTTTAGTGCTTCTACGACTAAATCAGAAATAGCAAAATCACTTGATTTTAATTGGTAATTAAACTTCATTTCCTTTATTTGATAGTCAGTTATACCAGCTATTTGACCATTGATTAACTCCCTCACAAAGAAAAATATAGGTTCTTGTAAACGAGCTTGAA
Protein-coding regions in this window:
- the trmL gene encoding tRNA (uridine(34)/cytosine(34)/5-carboxymethylaminomethyluridine(34)-2'-O)-methyltransferase TrmL, translating into MSEQLNIVLVEPEIHPNTGNISRLCAATNTRLHLVEPLGFRIDEKSVKRAGLDYWPYVDLHRHINYANFQQSIEGKRCWYFTTKAKKSYTSVNYKCGDYLIFGSETSGLPKELLEANWSNCVTIPMLTSHVRSLNLASSAAIALYEALRQVGKLDL